In Fusarium oxysporum f. sp. lycopersici 4287 supercont2.34 genomic scaffold, whole genome shotgun sequence, the following proteins share a genomic window:
- a CDS encoding uncharacterized protein (At least one base has a quality score < 10), producing the protein MDVADTSMDIMEPIPWDLSLDQPTYGGLPTSDLSQNVQTASDYNRTTAYRQQSDEFSLGTVASKPWAEPGPDGAQEDDHTSSSRQKRTARSRRQKRDNRKSSETSLANTGGAPSVSDAASPSFTPQDSRASIGSGSTPMASAASTASSRQAKLRSASHTSKNSHSRPNDTPKERRTRASHNLVEKQYRNRLNAQFESLLSVLPEQLRAANNGNGDTDDSEGNDADRRVSKGEVLEMARKHIQLLEQERAELERKNLELHGNLRRLKGSASDGTVSSSSQETPLDFKADANGETQAGDQDKN; encoded by the coding sequence ATGGATGTAGCGGATACGTCAATGGATATCATGGAGCCCATTCCTTGGGACCTCAGTCTAGATCAACCAACATATGGTGGTCTTCCCACGTCAGACCTGTCTCAAAATGTTCAAACTGCCTCCGATTATAACCGAACAACAGCCTACCGACAACAATCAGACGAATTTTCTCTAGGGACAGTAGCGAGCAAGCCCTGGGCAGAGCCGGGCCCAGACGGAGCACAAGAAGATGACCATACCTCGAGCTCACGACAAAAGCGAACCGCCCGATCTCGACGACAGAAAAGAGATAATAGAAAGTCTTCCGAAACATCCCTTGCTAATACTGGTGGCGCTCCCTCGGTATCGGACGCTGCCAGTCCCAGCTTCACGCCGCAGGACAGCCGCGCCAGCATTGGGTCTGGATCCACGCCGATGGCTTCTGCAGCATCAACAGCTTCTAGCCGTCAAGCAAAGCTCAGAAGCGCGTCTCATACTTCGAAAAACAGTCATTCCCGGCCAAACGATACCCCCAAGGAACGCCGAACGCGCGCGTCCCACAATCTTGTCGAGAAGCAGTATCGAAATCGTCTCAATGCCCAATTCGAATCCCTTCTCAGCGTCCTACCAGAACAACTTCGCGCGGCGAACAACGGAAATGGCGATACTGACGACTCGGAGGGGAATGACGCGGACCGCCGTGTGAGCAAGGGTGAAGTTCTGGAAATGGCTCGCAAGCATATACAATTACTGGAGCAAGAGCGTGCTGAGTTGGAACGCAAGAATCTCGAGCTTCATGGAAACCTCCGACGGCTAAAGGGATCTGCCTCTGATGGTACAGTGTCCTCGTCGAGCCAGGAAACTCCGCTCGATTTCAAAGCCGATGCGAATGGCGAGACACAAGCCGGCGACCAAGACAAGAATTGA